Below is a genomic region from Thalassophryne amazonica chromosome 3, fThaAma1.1, whole genome shotgun sequence.
taaccaagtgagaaaatccataaaatcaacacaaaatccttataacctccaaatcacaccaaaatcagttttactatagtacacacaaccgcatagcagtgtcgcataactgggtttttgtccacaaattatgagttgccacaatgacattaaagtcaggatcattagtatttcctccacagttgaatttcaaacaatagcgatctagtattcatgtgtcaagctgaattttattgaactgaatgtgtcaaatttagttatttttttacagaaacaagaactgtcactaatggaaaaacattaataaaatcatgaaaaataaattgaataaagtaaataaatatgaaattggtcactggatccttaaactttggatataataaactctacatggtggatccttgatctctggacataaataggcaTAAACAAaatctagtttttgtcaaaagcatttcctttcaggcattattggcatgaatgtctttccataccatacgtctgagctgagctcttgaaaCTTGCTGTGCTTCACGGCAGCATcattttaattcataaagaatgcaggatgtctcattttgggaagaaaaaatgttttagtcgattgtagtttcttgtctgtaatacaatgttttaaagaggtgtcattttatttaaaacggcaattcattttgaagttattaataaaGACtgaactctgtctcagcagagagccgcgcagcgtttggagctgtgccaacggaacggaggacgattctcgtttcttgactgcaacaagacatgagtcccagttactgACTTTAATCTACAcagaagtgactcacgatattttaatggctttgagaggggttaagaaggggacttgccatttctgaagagcagagaatcaaagaaccaacgagctagtggatcgaagcattgcttcattggttcatgcttcaaagtggtgtcgcgctgcagaaacggttgattacagagccgctgcagggtctgtaatcagtatcaaggaatgatcattttcccaataaacaccctcaaaaacaacagctgctctgaaagaacgataagggaatcgttaagcaaaaaagctattgatatcagtggatcgaataatttcttaacgatactcgaaaagaaccggttctcgatacccaacgctAATATATATGGATGTCTGTCTTCCACAACGATTATAAACTACTTGTAATGACTCAGGAAATCAGCACCACCAACTGGATTAGAACATACTTAATTATTGACTAAAGAGGTTGACAAGCAGGCTCTTCACGCTGAACAAAAGAGCAACTTCATGCTGCTGGCAAAGTCAACTGCTTTGGGGCAGAAAGCCAAAGATGTGGAAAATAACATTAAGAAACAGAAAAATGTCGTCTGTGAACTATCTGCAAAGAGCCTGAGAATTTCCTGAGATTGAAGTACATGTATGTGACTAATGTGTCATAGGTGTGATGAACCCATTCTCCTTTGTTCTCTGTAGCCACATATTGCTATGTAAAATTGTCTAAGTTAATACTGTTAAAAATATTCCAGTTACTGTTGAAAAATGTTCAAATTATTGTTGCAAAAAAGTATGGAGAAAAAAAAGGATGGAGTAAAGAAAGTATGTCTGTGAGActaaaattacataaatataaTACATGATTATGTCTTTGGACCTACAATTGCTATTTATTTAAGATGTTTAAAACAAGAAATTATGATGGCAAAATTATGATCCTGGAATTTTAACTTTgatcagggggaaaaaaaatctgggAATTTTGTTCCCATAAAATGCTGGGAACCTTGATGATCTATTCCTAAATTTTTGAGTTCAGTGTTGCAGTATATGTGACATTCTTCTGGATCCAGGCAATGGAATATGTTTCAGACCAACTCAAAAATTACAGAAATTATTTTCTGGGACATTATCCATCTGTttaccaaatttcattgaaatctgtttattgtttttgatTTATTCTTCTGATGGACAAATGCTGAGGAAAACATTACCTCTTTGCTGCAGGTATAAAAAAAATACTAACAAAAAGAGGAATTTTTGAAACAACACATGGATTTGATTTGACTTCTCCCCCTcaaatttattctttttttactaACAGGGTGTGGCTGAGTAAGACAGCACTGCAAAATGTCAAATATAAGGTAGTTATTTTCAATCCTGAAATCCTCAGTGGGAAAATAACTAAAGAGCCACCAGTGCTGGAGACAAAACCGGTGAGTCATCAGAATGCATCCTAGTCAAGAAGACAAATTCATATTGTTGTTTACTTTATGCTAATTAAgaacaaattctttttttttccagctgactTTTGCTAGATTTTATCTGCCCGTTTACACGCCTGAAGCAGAGAAAATCATCTATTTGGATGATGATATCATTGTACAAGGTAAAACACCAgagcttgaattttttttaaggCTGCTTACTTTTACCTACATCACACTGTATGTTTTCCATCAACGTTGTTACATCCAGTAACAGAAAGGATGATGGCAGTTTAATgatgattaataaatggagttTTGCTGTTTTGGTCTCAGGAGATATTCAGGAACTTTATGACACTAACCTCAAACCAGGACATGCAGCTGCCTTCTCTGATGACTGTAACACAGCATCTGCTAAGGGAATTGTTCGAGGGGCTGGAAGACAGGTACGCACTGCTTTCTGCTACAAAAACCACAATATATTCAGGACAGGCCCTGGGCTGAAAATACTAATTTAACCAAGTTTCTGAAGGGAAATCCAGCTGCAAAAATACCCCGACACTCGACTGGGAAGTGTGTCTGAATATGGAATTGTTTTCTTAGCACCTTATGGTTAAGACTCATTCACTGACAGTGGTTTTTAATCCAATAGAATAACTATATAGGCTTTCTGGACTTCAAGAAGGAGGCCATAAAGAAGTTGGGGATGAGGGCCAAAACATGTTCCTTCAACCCAGGGGTCATCGTCGCTAACCTGACTGAGTGGAAGTACCAAAATATCACCCAGTGGCTGGAGCACTGGATGGCCCTAAACGTGAAGTGAGTATTCTGTGCAGAAACAAGTCCGCCTTTCCACTTGAACTCAGACTGTCTGAAGGCAAAAAAATGTTCTCACAAATGGACTTGTGTTTGAATTGTGCTTCATACTGCTGGCTTCTTCAGGGAGGATCTGTACAGTAAGACACTGGCAGACAGCTTCACTACACCTCCTCTACTCATCGTCTTCTATAGACATCACTCCGCCATCGACCCCATGTGGCACGTCAGACACCTCGGTAAGTTCTGCTTTGGTTCTGACTGAAGAAGTAAagacccctgacacttgcacgcactgtCGTGCAGGAGCGTAAACACGtcgttaacgggtgtagactgaacgtgagaggggtgccGGCGTGTGCatttgtgcaaagagaattttgaaatgttcaaaaaattttTCATGCATAAATGCTGTGCAGTGTTACGCGATCTGCTTGCCAACACTACGTTCAGCAAGCAAAGAAGTGAACCGTGTGTCAGTGCACCGCGTCAGAGCGTAACTCCTCtaacaattataacgagatgttaaatctatcacaaacatacctGTACAGCTGCAGACAAAAAGCAAAGAGCatgcaactattttaccaagccataacaatgtaaacatgacaaataatttgacagctccaaatgctttcttcaGCTCGTTCAGCGTGCACACGAGAACAGCTATAAACATAAATGTAAATGACTGCAGTtatattttccatctgcatcagactgtcaaagcgctttacaataatgcctcacattcaccccgatgtgagggtgctgccatacaaggagctcactacacaccaggagcaactagagctcttagtgattttccagtcaggctgggatttgaaccgaggatcctctggtctcaagtccaacgtttaaccactagaccatcacctccccaccagCTGCGGCTGGAGCGGTCCACTGTGATTCACaaagcgattagagccgttttcaactgcAGCGGTGGGTTTGATGTATAAATGTTAAAGAAGATGGTTATTGTTTTTCAGGCACTACAGGCGCTGGAAGCCGTTACTCTCCACAGTTTGTGAAAGCTGCCAAACTTCTCCACTGGAACGGACACTATAAGCCATGGGGCAGAGCATCATCTTTTACTGATGTGTGGGACAAGTGGTACATTCCAGACCCAACAGGAAAATTTCATCCTGTGCGAAGGCTCACAGCAGACCAATAGACTAAATATGGATTTGAGCAATCGCTGAGCAGCATTGAATCTCAGGAAGAAACGGGTATTAGtctgtttatgcccagatttttttttttttgtaaatggaaaaagttgcattagtacctttgagctttttttttaatttttttttattgcgagtagAAAGTGACTGAGATACACTTCGGCACAATTGttggccagtggggcaaaacgggttaagAACAGCCTTTGTACCAGCCGTCCTACCGTTCACCCATTGGTTGATGTGAAGTATTCTAGTCACATTCTGTTCACCATTCAGGAATGTTTTTCTGGATCTGCCGTTACTGGTAACACCTATTATCTCATGTTTGTTTACTGCCTTTGAGAATACAGATTTGTTCTTGAACTGGACTTCTCCCAGTACATACTATTTTTAGTAAGTTCAAAGCTATTACATTTGCAGTAATGTGATATTTAAAAGTGTACAGACTTTATGTTATAAAAAAACATTTGAGCTTAATGAAATACCATTAGCTTTATTTTAAAAAGTACCTTGTAGTGGTGTAGCTGTCCTTTGGTGTAAGTGGAAAGATTACCCTATGATCGGTTTTGCAAATATCAAATGTCATTACTTTGAATCAGTATTTCTTGTGGATCAGTGAATGTTCAACCTATTAAACTTCTGGAGCTGGCAGCCACGTGCTTTGTCCTGATCCTGTCAGAGCTCGGAAGTGacgcagagtaggtcctgattagtacttgtcgAGGTGACTGCTGTGTTTCTACATgtaggagttgcatcaggaaacacCTGAagtgaaacctgtgccaaatcccaatgtggatctgtactgAACCCACTATGGCAACCCTGCATAACCAGGGGCAGCCAAAATACAATATTGAGCTTTTACAGCTGTTTTGAGCATCTTCCCATATTTTTCTCACCCAATCAAGTGAACGTCATTACTCGTGACAGTGTTTAAATTATTGCAGATGTTGTATGTTAATGCCACTGTTTATTCAGTTATCTGACACACAAACGTGTGATTCTTAATGACTATAAAGACCACTAATCAATCCTCAGTTCTGCAGAAACTTAAGGCAAGTTTTGCATAaacattttctgatttatttttgttttacctGTTTTTTGGGAGTGGAGTGGGTGGCTATAACACTACCATTTGCCTTGCTGGTGTAAATATTTGTACAGTATGGTACTTAAAATAAAACCATTAGCATATTGTTTCCATGTGTATCAGTTATAAGTATGACTACGGTTAAGTCTGTAACACATCTTGGTCTtatagtgtagcagataagagaatatttagagcaactttaacttttgacccctgtacaaactcaaactgatctttgttaccattcttgctgtttttatcccataactccatagaattcagtcatagatggtacaaactatacctttttggaatatttataatcaggcaaataatgtcttttcaatatgattggagcatcttatttttgacccctgtgtaattcttcatttgacccctacctgactgcagattgaaaattcaagtggccaatctttttttttttttcttttcctcaaaagagcaatgtctacagagtatttgtgccaaatttggtgcttccatCACCATTTgcatttcagttatctgctgcactattagccCCTCTGCAAATAACTGCCTAATTTTTCTTCACACTCAATTCACTGAGATCACACATTTAAAAACAGAACAGATTAAAGTTTTTATTACATATGTAATTTATGTATAATATTATCCACACACAAGAGATATTACAATCGGCTTCTGAACAGTGACTTTTCATCAtagaacccctggcaaaaattaaggaatcaccggcctcggaggatgttcattcagttgtttaattttgtaggaaaaaaagcagatcacagacatgacacaaaactaaagtcatttcaaatggcaactttctggctttaagaaacactataagaaatcaggaaaaaaaaattgtggcagtcagtaacggttacttttttagaccaagcagagggaaaaaatatggaatcatgaaaaacaaaagaacgctccaacacatcactagtattttgttgcaccacctctggcttttataacagcttgcagtctgaggcatggacttaatgagtgacaaacagtactcttcatcagtctggctccaactttctctgattgctgttgccagatcagctttgcaggttggagccttgtcatggaccattttcttcaacttccaccaaagattttcaatcggattaagatccggactatttgcaggccatgacattgaccctatgtgtctttttgcaaggaatgttttcacagtttttgctctatggcaagatgcattatcatcttgaaaaatgatttcatcatccccaaacatcctttcaattgatgggttaagaaaagtgtccaaaatatcaacgtaaacttgtgcatttattgatgatgtaatgacagccatctccccagtgcctttacctgacatgcagccccatatcaatgactgtggaaatttacgttctcttcaggcagtcatctttataaatctcactggaacggcaccaaacaaaagttccagcatcatcaccttgcccagtgcagattcgagattcatcactgaatgactttcatccagtcatccacagtccacgattgcttttccttagcccgttgcaaccttgtttttttctgtttaggtgttaatgatggctttcgtttagcttttctgtatgcaactcccatttcctttaggcggtttcttacagttcggtcacacacgttgactccagtttccttccattcgttcctcatttgttttgttgtgcattttcgatttttgcgacatattgctttaagttttctgtcttgacgctgtgatgtcttccttggtctaccagtatgtttgcctttaacaaccttcccatgtttgtatttgttccagagtttagacacagctgactgtgaacaaccaacatcttttgcaacattgcgtgatgatttaccctcttttaagagtttgataatcctctgctttgtttcaattgacatctctcgtgttggagccatgattcatgtcagtccacttggtgcaacagctctccaaggtgtgatcacttctttttagatgcagactaacaagcagatctgatttgatgcaggtgttagttttggggatgaaaatttacagggtgattccataatttattcctcagaattgagtgagtccatatttttttccctctgcttggtctaaaaaagtaaccattactgactgccacaattatttttcctgatttcttatagtgtttcttaaagccagaaagttgccattcgaaatgactttagttttgtgtcatgtctgtgatctgctttttttctacaaaattaaacaattgaatgaacatcctccgaggccagtgattccataatttttgccaggggttgtagttacatATAATGTCATATGTAACTCTATGCTTTTCACCCACATTTCAGTCAGTAATTAACTATTCAGCACTTAGTGCTGAAATGCAGCACTTTGTAAACATTAAACACCAATTTTTCCCTGTTAACAGTGTGAGGCAGTTTATCACAAGTTCAGAATTAAATTTAGGTTTTCCACAGAAAGTGGCATATAGAaaatgttaaagtcagaacatgaACTCGTGCAGTCCTGcctgcaaagtttttttttttttttttttttttttacaatgcacTTCAGTCAAGATCAGGTTAAAAACTATTTTAAATAACTGCCATTTATTCTGTTTTGATATTTCCTTGAATATTTTTCGTGAAACTCATGACAATTGATGCAACGACATTTTCACTAATGagtcagcctttttttttttctgacagacCATTTGAGCAGACAGGTAATTGCAGAACAATGAACCAATTCAGAGGGTGTCTGTGTACATCTATAAACAAATGCTGGACTGAAGACAAAGATTTTGCATATAACCTTTCACAATGAGatggagagagaaaaaacaagtcCAGAACCATTTGTTTGGCAATGCTTTAAATGAGATTATCAAAGGGTGTATGTATTTTTCTGATTTTAATGCATACAACTGCCAGCCTTAAACAGTCACCGTTATATGCATATGGACTTTGGTCTGCATGTCCACAAGACCACCTGGGCTGAGGTTCTTGGCTCAGAAGCAGCATAACGCTCAATGAAAATCAGTGTTGAAGTCATAAGCATCATCTGTTTGAACTGTACAAAGGTTGATGTCAACTGGGACATGTGAGAACTGTACTTGGCCGTCTTTTTCTGGAATGACAAGATGGAATaaaatgcagtttaaaaaaaaaaaacagccgacaGACTTGTGAAATAAAATGTAAGGAAAGGGTAAAGTGAAATTTACTTTTGTTAACAGATGTCTGAGGGTGCTCTCCATCTTCTGCTGCTTTATCAGACTTCTCAACAGTGAACTCAGACTGCAAGAAAAGCAAACACTAATAATGCCAACAATCCTTAAGATTTACACCACTATCAATCACAACACCCAGCAGGATCAGAGTTGGATTAGAAGTCTTCATCAGTATGTCAAGACTCATATTATTGTCCTCATTTCCATGCTAGGCAGAGCAGACTGTTGCCATTACCTAAAGCAGCCATTAAAGGCGCACTTCTCCAGGAGGAGAGAGAGTTCCTTTTTATACTGCGTGTAGCATTTATTCATCAACCCAACTCGTACAATTCTATTCTGCGGGAGGTCATgtagatttaatttaatttaaactttatataaccaggttagtcccactgataGATTTCTTGTACAAAGGAGACTTGTCATCTTTCATATGACACAAGTGTCAAAGTTGAGCACAGAATAGAGACCTGACTGCTAACAATGTTGTAATATgaccatggtaaaaaaaaaagaaaagaaaaaaaagtatttgacctTTCATGTACATGACATTTcaatttacaattttttttcaaagAGGTTCTGTTTTAACCTCATCTCTAAGTCAGCAAATAAGTAATGATGAAAAAGTTGTTAGGCAACTGCAACAAAAGCTGCTATGTTTTGAAGGGGATCCACAACAATAGCAGATCTGGGAACACTCTTTACATCTACTGTTTCACAGATAACTTGATGAACAGGTTGGAGGTACCCTGGGACAGAGTCCTTTAAAAGTACTTTTGACAATAAGTagcaaaagcctttttttttggaTATTTAATCCTTGAGACTACAGGGAACTGCTCTAAAAAGGTCTGTGTAGACAAGACAACATGGGGGCAcatcagaagttcatcacaggtgctacacactcttctagataaccctctcaacgtgGGATACGTGTCATCACAATCGCTCATGAACTCTCTGAATaggtgccatccacatcctcactagcgattgtttacatggctttgaaatgctGGAACTCTTTCTGGAAGGCATTCTGGGAAGTACAGGGGGCTGCCATGGGGATAATGGGGAAATGTTAAAGTGCCAAATAGTAGATTTGGTCTGTATTATACATGTaatggattttgttcattttgtaaATATAGCGGATTGTGGTAAGACAAAATTTGGTGGTTCCCctaaatccattatatgcgagttttactgtagttACCTCATCTTTCTTCTCAGCTCTCTCTCTTGATGAAGCGCAAAGGGTTCCCTGTGGGAAGTCACTAACACTCAAGATTCCAGCAGTCGGTCCTTTGGAGATTAAAGTCAGACTGCTGGCATAGCTGGAAAATTTAACACCTACAAAATAGTAGTCAGCAACAGTCAGATGTGAGTGCATTACTTCAATGGCTACAGTACACTGACAAATGTAACAACTCTGTCAAGAGGTCACAATACATGCAACATCACATTAAACCTCATACATTAACACTTCACTAACTATAATGGAGCTTAAAAATAGTTATCGAAAAGTCCTTTGATGCCCTTCAGTGATCATGTTCGTATGTTCTATGTCTCtcaaatacaaacacacacaatacAGAGGCAGTAACAAATCCTACTGAATGTTTTAAATTAAATGTCTGTACCTTTAAAGGTTTCCTCATTTCCTAGTTTTAGTTTTTTGAGATCCCAACATTTCTGCATGTCAGACAACAAGTCGTCTGACAGGTAGGATGGACGGCTTTGGCTCTCTGGTACGTTGCAGTAGTAGCGCCTCTTAACTCTGAGGGAAACAAAACCAATCAGAGTCTTCTGTAAGTTGAAGTGAATTAATTCAACTTATTTTCACAGCACAATTCACAACATAAGCTGCACCAAGACATTTCACAATAGTAAGGTCGAGTAAGGTCGTAATTAACTCTATCCTGAGAAAAACAAGGCCGGGGTAGTGGCAcattgagttttatttttttctagttCCAGTAAGAGTGCATATCAAATCTAATTCATGAATGGCTTTCAATTCAAGcactcaaagtgttttacaatttaaaACTGCTTAATATGCAAGAAATcagaaataaaatagaaaagcAAACATTCAAATTTAAAACCAAAACTACATCAGCACACtaagataaaaacaaaaaacaaaaaaaaaacagacaaaaagctTTCactaccgtatttccttgattaatagCCCGGACGATTATTTTTTTCGAACCGTGTATAGACCTGGCGCCTAAACAAGGCAGGcgagtattaacaaaatgctgcttgctctgTAATttctaagtttcacacatatcagtgggtgtggcgaaccaaagTCAATCGCTTTACATCTGTCATGTAGCGTCTAGCTAAAGGTTCTCAATATCTTATGATGGGATGGTAAGAAATCAatgcagtgctaaatcaaaatcataGCAGTGCGCCACCGACCATCGTTCCTCTGCAACTTGACACTGTGGCATGCCATTTCATCTTAAGATTTTAAGGTAACACTCCACCGCGGATTTCCTTTTTCTAACATCACCAGAGGGGGTTGCTCCCTCAGGAGTCAAATTACCAGTATATTGTACATCAGCACATTTGCTGGAGCAGGAGGCTGCAATTTAGACCCGGGACTGCTCACACGGACAATCAGCCAGGCAGAGACACCTGGTGGCTAAAATAAGTAgtggctacaaaatgattattttatatagagtggcCTCAAGAGGGACAAATTGGGTCGCATTGGTAGTGTGGGTTCAaaatcgtgcaagtgtcaagctgCGTGTGTGCGTGTTACAATACTCAGTGgtactgattttaaaaaaaaagcaagcaTTATTTTGTATGGCcatatgtctgttaacaatggaaaggTGACATCTCCTGATGGGTATTACATAGGTGTGACTggtaaaggacaaaaaaaaaaaaaaaaaacaggaaaatataCGGCGCACCTACCATGACACAGTGACACCCACAAcccaagatacacacacacacacacacacagtgatattacttaaatacatttaataaaatacagaccgataatgatcctgacattttcgTTGACTTCTATCTActacagactgtatgaaaccaacacatttcatgttttgtgtggtcagctttactttatttgttaatatatatccattcctacatttaaggtctgcagcattttccaagaaacaaAAAAGGGTTGGGACAGGgaagtttattctaaatgtaagaattaatcatttttacagccagttttcttgacaaacgtcaggggatgaatccatgaacatttccaactcactgaatatttcttagacttaaattacatcaatcattcaaaaatacaaacagtgtggtatttT
It encodes:
- the glt8d1 gene encoding glycosyltransferase 8 domain-containing protein 1; its protein translation is MTLRKVNVVILVLLAVAFLIIVQRNLLNLNDFLRRHNPDAGAVLPFESDFSPAVRLDPVRSGEEIPVVITAAEERLGAVVAAMNSIYQNSKANIIFTIVTLNNTVDHLKVWLSKTALQNVKYKVVIFNPEILSGKITKEPPVLETKPLTFARFYLPVYTPEAEKIIYLDDDIIVQGDIQELYDTNLKPGHAAAFSDDCNTASAKGIVRGAGRQNNYIGFLDFKKEAIKKLGMRAKTCSFNPGVIVANLTEWKYQNITQWLEHWMALNVKEDLYSKTLADSFTTPPLLIVFYRHHSAIDPMWHVRHLGTTGAGSRYSPQFVKAAKLLHWNGHYKPWGRASSFTDVWDKWYIPDPTGKFHPVRRLTADQ